From the Azospirillum formosense genome, one window contains:
- a CDS encoding carboxyl transferase domain-containing protein → MTVLKSALNPRSAEFQTNADAMSALVADLREKVGAIKQGGGAKARDKHLSRGKLLPRERIRQLLDVGSPFLELSQMAAYKVYDDDIPAAGIITGIGSVAGQECMVVVNDATVKGGTYFPLTVKKHLRAQEVAQQNNLPCIYLVDSGGANLPNQDEVFPDRDHFGRIFFNQANMSAQGIPQIAVVMGSCTAGGAYVPAMSDEAIIVRNQGTIFLGGPPLVKAATGEVVSAEDLGGADVHSRTSGVTDHYAMNDAHALAMARKVVSNLNRSKRIDMDLREPQEPAYDPRELYGVIPSDPRKPFDVREVIARVVDGSVLDEFKPLYGTTLVCGFAHIFGYPVGIIANNGILFSESALKGAHFVELCCQRGIPLVFLQNITGFMVGRKYEAGGIAKDGAKLVTAVACAKVPKFTVIIGGSYGAGNYGMCGRAYSPRFLWMWPNSRISVMGGEQAAGVLAQVRRDAMESQGRSWAPEEEEAFKAPIRQQYEDQGHPYYASARLWDDGIIDPADTRMVLGLGLSASLNAPVEKTTFGVFRM, encoded by the coding sequence ATGACCGTCCTGAAGAGCGCCCTGAACCCGCGCTCCGCCGAGTTCCAGACGAACGCCGACGCCATGTCCGCCCTGGTCGCCGACCTGCGCGAAAAGGTGGGCGCCATCAAGCAGGGCGGCGGCGCCAAGGCCCGCGACAAGCACCTGTCCCGCGGCAAGCTGCTGCCGCGCGAGCGCATCCGCCAGCTTCTGGATGTGGGATCGCCCTTCCTGGAGCTGTCGCAGATGGCCGCCTACAAGGTCTATGACGACGACATCCCGGCGGCGGGCATCATCACCGGCATCGGCAGCGTGGCCGGGCAGGAATGCATGGTGGTCGTCAACGACGCGACGGTGAAGGGCGGAACCTACTTCCCCCTGACCGTCAAGAAGCACCTGCGCGCCCAGGAAGTGGCGCAGCAGAACAACCTGCCCTGCATCTATCTCGTCGATTCGGGCGGCGCCAACCTGCCGAACCAGGACGAGGTGTTCCCCGACCGCGACCATTTCGGCCGCATCTTCTTCAATCAGGCCAACATGTCGGCCCAGGGCATCCCCCAGATCGCCGTGGTGATGGGAAGCTGCACGGCGGGCGGCGCCTACGTTCCGGCCATGTCGGACGAGGCGATCATCGTGCGCAACCAGGGCACCATCTTCCTCGGCGGCCCGCCGCTGGTGAAGGCGGCGACCGGCGAGGTGGTGTCGGCGGAGGACCTCGGCGGGGCGGACGTGCATTCCCGCACCTCCGGCGTCACCGACCATTACGCGATGAACGACGCCCACGCGCTCGCCATGGCGCGCAAGGTCGTGTCGAACCTGAACCGCAGCAAGCGCATCGACATGGACCTGCGCGAGCCGCAGGAGCCGGCCTACGACCCGCGCGAACTCTACGGCGTGATCCCCAGTGACCCGCGCAAGCCCTTCGACGTCCGCGAGGTCATCGCCCGCGTGGTCGACGGTTCGGTGCTGGACGAGTTCAAGCCGCTCTACGGCACGACGCTGGTCTGCGGCTTCGCCCACATCTTCGGCTATCCGGTCGGCATCATCGCCAACAACGGCATCCTGTTCAGCGAATCCGCCCTGAAGGGCGCGCATTTCGTCGAACTGTGCTGCCAGCGCGGCATTCCGCTGGTCTTCCTGCAGAACATCACCGGCTTCATGGTCGGGCGTAAGTACGAGGCGGGCGGCATCGCCAAGGACGGCGCGAAGCTGGTCACCGCCGTCGCCTGTGCCAAGGTGCCGAAATTCACCGTCATCATCGGCGGCAGCTACGGCGCCGGCAACTACGGCATGTGCGGGCGCGCCTATTCCCCGCGCTTCCTGTGGATGTGGCCGAACTCGCGCATCTCGGTGATGGGCGGGGAGCAGGCGGCGGGCGTGCTCGCCCAGGTCCGGCGCGACGCCATGGAGTCCCAGGGCAGAAGCTGGGCGCCGGAGGAGGAGGAGGCGTTCAAGGCCCCCATCCGCCAGCAGTACGAAGACCAGGGCCATCCCTACTACGCCTCCGCCCGGCTGTGGGACGACGGCATCATCGACCCGGCGGATACCCGCATGGTGCTCGGACTCGGCCTGTCGGCGTCTTTGAACGCCCCGGTCGAGAAGACCACCTTCGGCGTGTTCCGGATGTGA
- a CDS encoding acyl-CoA dehydrogenase, translated as MRLTEEQRMVRDMARDFAAERLAPTAAERDRTGAFPKEELAEMGKLGLMGMLVPEAFDGAGTDHIAYALAIEEIAAGDGAISTIMSVHNSVGCMPILKFGSAEQKERFLKPMARGERLGCFCLTEPQAGSDAAAIKTRARRAGDHWVLNGTKQFITSGKNADVAIVFAVSDPDAGKKGITAFIVPTDTPGFQVARVEEKLGQSCSDTCQIVLEDCRIPADLMLGAEGGGYRVALANLEGGRIGIASQSVGMARSALDHAIRYAQERQSMGVPIIQHQAVAFRLADMATKVEAARQLVLHAASLRDAGEPCLKEAAMAKLFASEIAERVCSDAIQIHGGYGYLNDFPVERIYRDVRVCQIYEGTSDIQRLVISRALTQ; from the coding sequence ATGCGGCTGACGGAAGAGCAGCGGATGGTGCGCGACATGGCGCGGGACTTCGCGGCGGAGCGGCTGGCGCCCACCGCCGCCGAGCGCGACCGCACCGGCGCCTTCCCCAAGGAGGAGCTGGCCGAGATGGGCAAGCTCGGCCTCATGGGCATGCTGGTGCCGGAGGCGTTCGACGGCGCCGGCACCGACCACATCGCCTACGCGCTCGCCATCGAGGAGATCGCGGCGGGAGACGGCGCCATCTCCACCATCATGAGCGTGCACAACTCCGTCGGCTGCATGCCGATCCTGAAGTTCGGCAGCGCCGAGCAGAAGGAGCGCTTCCTGAAGCCGATGGCCCGCGGCGAGCGGCTCGGCTGCTTCTGCCTGACCGAGCCGCAGGCGGGGTCCGACGCCGCCGCCATCAAGACCCGCGCGCGCCGCGCCGGCGACCACTGGGTCCTCAACGGCACCAAGCAATTCATCACGTCGGGCAAGAACGCCGACGTCGCCATCGTCTTCGCGGTCAGCGATCCCGACGCCGGCAAGAAGGGCATCACCGCCTTCATCGTGCCGACCGACACCCCCGGCTTCCAGGTCGCGCGGGTCGAGGAGAAGCTCGGCCAGAGCTGTTCCGACACCTGCCAGATCGTCCTTGAGGATTGCCGCATCCCCGCCGACCTGATGCTGGGCGCGGAGGGCGGCGGTTACCGGGTGGCGCTCGCCAATCTGGAGGGCGGGCGCATCGGCATCGCCTCGCAGTCGGTGGGCATGGCGCGTTCCGCGCTCGACCACGCCATCCGCTACGCCCAGGAGCGTCAGAGCATGGGCGTGCCGATCATCCAGCATCAGGCGGTGGCCTTCCGGCTGGCCGACATGGCGACGAAGGTGGAGGCCGCGCGCCAGCTCGTCCTGCACGCGGCCAGCCTGCGCGACGCGGGCGAGCCCTGCCTGAAGGAGGCGGCGATGGCGAAGCTGTTCGCCTCGGAGATCGCCGAGCGCGTCTGCTCCGACGCCATCCAGATCCACGGCGGCTACGGCTACCTGAACGATTTCCCGGTGGAGCGCATTTATAGAGACGTGCGCGTCTGCCAGATCTACGAGGGCACGAGCGACATCCAGCGGCTGGTCATCAGCCGCGCCCTGACGCAGTAG
- a CDS encoding acetyl-CoA C-acyltransferase — MTDTVVIAGAARTPMGGFQGELQGLTAPQLGAAAIKAALERAGVKPDAVDEVFMGNVLPAGLGQAPARQASLGAGIPEAAGCTTISKVCGSGMKAVMLATDLIKAGSAEIMVAGGMESMSNAPYLLDRARGGYRMGHGRVLDHMFLDGLEDAYDRGRLMGTFAEECATHYQFTREAQDNYAIESLNRARRATEDGSFVKEITPVTVKGRKGDTVVEKDEQPLKADPAKIPTLKPAFAKDGTVTAANASSISDGAAALVLTTRSNAEKLGLPILAEIKAHANHAQAPAWFTTAPVGAINKVLERAGWSAKDVDLYELNEAFAVVAMAAMRELDIPHDKINVHGGACALGHPIGASGARILVTLLAALEKNGLKRGVASLCIGGGEATAVAVELV, encoded by the coding sequence ATGACCGATACCGTTGTCATCGCGGGCGCCGCCCGCACCCCGATGGGCGGCTTCCAGGGCGAGCTGCAGGGGCTGACCGCGCCGCAGCTCGGCGCCGCCGCCATCAAGGCCGCCCTGGAGCGCGCCGGGGTGAAGCCGGACGCCGTGGACGAGGTCTTCATGGGCAACGTCCTCCCCGCCGGTCTGGGGCAGGCGCCGGCCCGTCAGGCGTCGCTCGGCGCCGGCATCCCGGAGGCCGCGGGCTGCACGACCATCTCCAAGGTCTGCGGGTCGGGCATGAAGGCGGTGATGCTCGCCACCGACCTCATCAAGGCCGGCTCGGCGGAGATCATGGTGGCCGGCGGCATGGAGAGCATGTCCAACGCCCCCTATCTGCTCGACCGCGCGCGCGGCGGCTACCGCATGGGGCACGGCCGCGTGCTCGACCACATGTTCCTCGACGGGCTGGAGGACGCCTACGACCGCGGGCGCCTGATGGGCACCTTCGCGGAGGAATGCGCCACCCACTACCAGTTCACCCGCGAGGCGCAGGACAACTACGCCATCGAGAGCCTGAACCGCGCCCGCCGGGCGACCGAGGACGGCAGCTTCGTCAAGGAGATCACCCCGGTCACCGTCAAGGGCCGCAAGGGCGACACGGTGGTGGAGAAGGACGAGCAGCCGCTGAAGGCCGACCCGGCCAAGATCCCGACGCTGAAGCCTGCCTTCGCCAAGGACGGCACGGTGACGGCGGCCAACGCCTCCTCCATCTCCGACGGCGCGGCGGCGCTGGTGCTGACCACCCGCTCCAACGCCGAGAAGCTCGGTCTGCCGATCCTGGCGGAGATCAAGGCCCACGCCAACCATGCCCAGGCCCCGGCCTGGTTCACCACCGCACCCGTGGGCGCGATCAACAAGGTGCTGGAGCGCGCCGGCTGGTCGGCCAAGGACGTGGACCTCTACGAGCTGAACGAGGCCTTCGCCGTGGTCGCCATGGCGGCGATGCGCGAACTCGACATCCCGCACGACAAGATCAACGTGCATGGCGGCGCCTGCGCGCTCGGCCATCCGATCGGTGCTTCGGGGGCGCGCATCCTCGTCACGCTGCTGGCGGCGCTGGAGAAGAACGGGCTGAAGCGCGGCGTCGCCTCGCTGTGCATCGGCGGTGGCGAGGCCACGGCGGTGGCGGTGGAGTTGGTGTAA
- a CDS encoding isovaleryl-CoA dehydrogenase → MLSNQYPTLNFDLGESADMLRDTVRSFAADEIAPRAAEIDRTNEFPNELWRKFGDLGVLGITAEEEYGGAGMGYLEHVVAMEEISRASASVGLSYGAHSNLCVNQIRKNGTAEQKSRYLPKLISGEHIGALAMSEPNAGSDVVSMKLRAEKQGDRYVLNGTKMWITNGPDADTLVVYAKTDVNAGPRGITAFLIEKSFKGFSVAQKLDKLGMRGSNTGELVFEDCEVPEENILGGVGRGVNVLMSGLDYERAVLAGGPLGIMQACMDVVIPYIHDRKQFGQPIGEFQLMQGKIADMYTIMNAAKAYVYAVAKACDRGETTRKDAAGAILYAAEKATWMALESIQTLGGNGYINEYPTGRLLRDAKLYEIGAGTSEIRRMLIGRELFKETA, encoded by the coding sequence ATGCTGTCGAACCAGTATCCGACCCTGAACTTCGACCTCGGCGAATCCGCGGACATGCTGCGCGACACGGTGCGCAGCTTCGCCGCCGACGAGATCGCGCCCCGCGCCGCCGAGATCGACCGGACCAACGAGTTCCCGAACGAGCTGTGGCGGAAGTTCGGCGACCTCGGCGTGCTCGGCATCACGGCGGAGGAGGAATACGGCGGCGCCGGCATGGGCTATCTGGAGCATGTCGTGGCGATGGAGGAGATCTCCCGCGCCTCGGCCTCGGTCGGCCTCAGCTACGGCGCGCATTCCAACCTCTGCGTCAACCAGATCCGCAAGAACGGCACGGCGGAGCAGAAGAGCCGCTACCTGCCGAAGCTGATCTCCGGCGAGCACATCGGCGCGCTCGCCATGTCGGAGCCGAACGCCGGGTCCGACGTGGTGTCGATGAAGCTGCGCGCGGAGAAGCAGGGCGACCGCTACGTGCTGAACGGCACGAAGATGTGGATCACCAACGGGCCGGACGCCGACACGCTGGTGGTCTACGCGAAGACCGACGTCAACGCCGGCCCGCGCGGCATCACCGCCTTCCTCATCGAGAAATCCTTCAAAGGCTTCTCCGTCGCGCAGAAGCTGGACAAGCTGGGCATGCGCGGCTCGAACACCGGCGAGCTGGTGTTCGAGGATTGCGAGGTGCCGGAGGAGAACATCCTGGGCGGCGTCGGGCGCGGCGTGAACGTGCTGATGTCGGGGCTCGACTACGAGCGCGCGGTGCTGGCCGGCGGGCCGCTCGGCATCATGCAGGCCTGCATGGACGTTGTGATTCCTTACATCCACGACCGCAAGCAGTTCGGCCAGCCGATCGGCGAGTTCCAGCTCATGCAGGGCAAGATCGCCGACATGTACACCATCATGAACGCCGCCAAGGCGTACGTGTACGCCGTCGCCAAGGCCTGCGACCGCGGCGAGACGACCCGCAAGGACGCCGCCGGCGCGATCCTCTACGCCGCCGAGAAGGCGACCTGGATGGCGCTGGAGTCTATTCAGACTCTGGGCGGCAATGGCTACATCAACGAATACCCGACGGGCCGCCTGCTGCGCGACGCCAAGCTCTACGAAATCGGCGCCGGCACCAGCGAGATCCGCCGCATGCTGATCGGGCGCGAGCTGTTCAAGGAAACGGCCTAA